From a single Paenibacillus sp. FSL R5-0345 genomic region:
- a CDS encoding GNAT family N-acetyltransferase, with protein sequence MLKSENIILRPFILSDAEELLLMQNKNRSFFSNYSTTRSDNYWSLEAQQELIVKREQNKQKDIEYYFGIYKDNSQLIGTISLFQVMRGDFQSAFIGYFLDQEHNGNGFATQSVKLIVNYAFNTLHLHRIEAGVQPHNIGSIRVLEKAGFHKEGIAIKNVRINGIWEDHQVLAIINPNE encoded by the coding sequence ATGCTAAAAAGTGAAAATATTATTCTTAGACCATTTATTCTCTCGGATGCTGAGGAATTACTTCTCATGCAAAATAAAAATCGCTCATTTTTTTCAAATTATTCTACGACTCGCTCTGATAACTACTGGTCTTTAGAAGCACAGCAAGAATTAATAGTAAAACGGGAGCAAAATAAACAAAAAGATATCGAATACTATTTTGGTATCTATAAAGACAACTCTCAACTCATTGGCACCATCAGTTTATTCCAAGTTATGCGTGGAGATTTTCAAAGTGCTTTCATTGGATACTTCTTAGATCAAGAACATAATGGAAATGGTTTTGCCACACAATCAGTTAAGTTAATCGTCAATTATGCTTTTAACACCCTTCATTTACACAGAATTGAAGCTGGAGTGCAACCGCACAACATCGGTTCTATAAGAGTTTTAGAAAAAGCAGGTTTTCATAAGGAAGGAATAGCAATAAAAAATGTTAGAATTAACGGTATTTGGGAAGATCATCAGGTGTTAGCTATTATAAATCCTAATGAGTAG
- a CDS encoding helix-turn-helix domain-containing protein yields the protein MIEPIYKTPSDYPSVLTAKEIQQILGIGERQTYELLNSAQIHIVRVGKMIKVSKDIFLKWL from the coding sequence GTGATTGAACCAATATATAAGACTCCTTCTGATTATCCCTCTGTACTCACAGCGAAGGAAATCCAACAAATACTTGGTATAGGTGAACGTCAAACATATGAACTATTAAACTCAGCTCAAATTCATATCGTGCGGGTCGGAAAGATGATAAAAGTCTCAAAAGATATATTTCTTAAATGGTTATAG
- a CDS encoding copper amine oxidase N-terminal domain-containing protein, translating to MNSTYLKSLLSAVMLSILLLPTSASATTLQSNSEHQTVSLASASNSSQVYYQFGIPGGTIGGPAVLKNGVIYVDVRGIAENAGLKMEWDKSGKRALFKGWAKSFAVRVGSQNGVLDGKTVALGGSPFKSKEDGIYVPARFIVKAFEGSNLHLDPKTNTLLASDLKTYNVFTETYGGRTYTLIKANGDLYVSQGKDKVLLLTSLQTSFDWAGMQIDKTPGGLLVITITDSFGEPHINTRVVTLVFKNGALLRKATFAYQFRGDAVLKPFDDNLLLHDGNTLRFVQDGTGNITATLDLLKLGGTEEDAYYIEGIDNDILLLRGNQKGLLTLIDRKTGERTLLYKELLTAKDQEYAENNDVPYKGDTLKFVKRSGDKLYFLNDSPLTGKKDLIYTMGQ from the coding sequence ATGAACTCTACATACTTAAAATCATTGCTATCAGCTGTAATGCTCTCTATTCTTCTTCTCCCTACTTCAGCATCAGCAACTACTCTGCAATCTAATTCCGAGCACCAGACTGTCTCACTCGCCTCTGCGTCGAACTCTTCGCAGGTTTACTATCAATTCGGTATTCCTGGTGGAACCATAGGAGGTCCGGCGGTACTCAAAAATGGCGTAATCTACGTAGATGTTCGAGGGATCGCTGAGAATGCGGGTCTGAAGATGGAATGGGATAAGTCCGGCAAACGCGCATTATTCAAAGGCTGGGCCAAAAGCTTCGCGGTTCGAGTTGGAAGTCAAAATGGTGTTCTTGACGGGAAAACCGTAGCTCTAGGCGGTTCCCCTTTTAAATCTAAAGAAGACGGCATATATGTACCCGCTCGCTTCATCGTTAAAGCATTCGAAGGTAGTAATCTCCATCTGGATCCCAAAACTAATACATTATTAGCGAGCGATCTAAAAACCTACAACGTATTTACAGAAACCTATGGCGGGCGTACTTATACGCTCATTAAAGCTAATGGAGACTTATATGTCTCTCAGGGCAAGGATAAAGTACTTCTTCTCACCTCACTTCAAACTAGTTTTGACTGGGCAGGAATGCAGATTGATAAAACACCGGGTGGACTGCTTGTCATTACGATTACTGACTCTTTTGGAGAACCCCATATCAATACACGCGTTGTCACTCTCGTATTCAAGAATGGCGCGTTACTACGCAAGGCTACTTTCGCCTACCAGTTCAGAGGAGATGCAGTTCTCAAACCGTTTGACGACAATCTGCTATTGCATGATGGCAACACCCTACGATTCGTACAGGATGGCACGGGTAATATAACAGCTACTTTAGATCTTTTGAAATTGGGAGGCACAGAAGAAGATGCTTACTATATAGAAGGCATTGATAACGATATCCTTCTTCTCCGTGGTAATCAAAAAGGATTGCTTACCTTAATCGACCGCAAAACAGGCGAGCGAACGCTTTTGTACAAGGAGCTGCTTACTGCAAAGGATCAGGAGTACGCAGAAAATAACGATGTTCCTTACAAAGGAGATACTTTGAAGTTCGTGAAACGGAGTGGCGATAAGCTGTATTTTTTAAATGACTCCCCGCTTACGGGTAAGAAAGACTTGATCTATACGATGGGACAGTGA
- a CDS encoding site-2 protease family protein translates to MPQNEQKKDSSTPWKWLGGGAAMLLFKGKAILSLLKIGKIAGPLISMIISIWAYALIYPWGFAVGFVLLLLVHELGHVIAAKRIGLPVSAPLFIPFLGALITMKKQPLDAKTEAYIAFGGPILGTVGATAVFGAAFYMDSPLLYSLAYIGFLLNLINLLPIHPLDGGRIATAVTRWLWLVGLVGGLGIIIYMRSILFFIIWALFAYDLYNKYVKRRSNNRIYSVTKGFLIPVEPLRDAGYMIPGPEHRRDLPFTTYSDLERQQYVGVRWDQLNYIGRATLPQQCIIEKVRISQLEPVTLENGMHLKMNCDISYTVYENDKYYDVPASSRWKYGIAYFVLAGFLAGMMYMVHVIGNVNL, encoded by the coding sequence TTGCCGCAAAATGAGCAGAAAAAGGATTCTTCCACGCCATGGAAATGGTTGGGGGGCGGGGCGGCGATGCTCCTGTTTAAAGGAAAGGCGATTTTGTCCCTTCTGAAAATAGGTAAAATAGCAGGGCCGCTAATTTCGATGATAATTTCGATATGGGCGTATGCGTTGATTTATCCGTGGGGGTTTGCCGTGGGTTTTGTTCTGCTCTTGCTAGTCCATGAATTAGGGCATGTAATAGCAGCTAAACGAATTGGGCTTCCAGTTAGCGCTCCACTGTTTATACCGTTTTTGGGAGCATTAATCACAATGAAAAAACAACCGCTGGATGCGAAGACGGAAGCTTATATTGCTTTTGGAGGTCCGATTTTAGGAACCGTTGGGGCTACTGCCGTTTTTGGGGCGGCTTTTTACATGGATAGTCCGCTACTCTATTCCTTGGCTTATATAGGATTTTTGCTTAATCTGATTAACCTGCTGCCGATTCACCCGCTTGACGGCGGCCGTATTGCTACTGCGGTTACGCGTTGGCTGTGGCTTGTGGGACTCGTGGGCGGTTTAGGCATCATCATATATATGCGTTCGATCTTATTTTTTATAATTTGGGCGTTATTTGCTTACGATCTGTATAACAAATATGTTAAGAGACGTTCTAACAATCGTATTTATTCTGTAACGAAGGGGTTCTTAATTCCAGTAGAGCCACTTAGAGATGCAGGCTACATGATTCCAGGGCCAGAGCATAGAAGAGATTTACCTTTTACCACCTACAGTGATTTGGAAAGACAGCAGTATGTAGGGGTGCGATGGGATCAACTAAACTACATTGGTAGAGCTACACTTCCTCAGCAATGCATAATTGAAAAGGTGCGTATCTCGCAGCTGGAGCCTGTGACCCTAGAGAATGGGATGCATCTTAAGATGAATTGCGATATTAGCTATACGGTCTACGAGAATGATAAGTATTACGATGTGCCAGCCAGCTCACGCTGGA